From Chryseobacterium shandongense, the proteins below share one genomic window:
- a CDS encoding T9SS type A sorting domain-containing protein has protein sequence MNKIYSGALFLCSVLGVSAQEVIWQKDIKSSTQDFLSQVTTTIDQQYLITGSSIRAGSGMIESGSKSQMRNVSNQQPNNGYDFHLVKLNQQGEEVWEKYFSGQNHDFLAATVNTQEGGFVLAGTSFSGKGLDKKENSKGGSDFWLIRINEFGDELWQKTIGGASDEEARAVIQTTDMGFFVAGNVTALRQAQDSKGYGSKDVLVVKLDKNGKELSQLILGGKGLDEVEKMIPTKDGGTLIGVYSRSNAGGSKKTENFGEGDYWIIKLNKEGKVEWEKNFGGKGDDHLRTLALTSTGYLIGGESRSERSGNKTVGIEEGTDLWLISLNERGEELWQKSYNFKNRDVLMGMSVLHGSDDRSSKGILLGGYTQAEGKIESDDETFWMLYLDQNGNEQWRKHVMGQSRKREERLSDIKLNRDGSIVLAGTSAEELGKENWKIVKLGDSQVDALIEKQDIKIYPNPVSDFVYVEIGFESLRVRGSGNTEKSFEAEIIVYDMGGRQLQSLKTKNKVTKINTQNLVQGAYLVSVKTNDNKTASAKLIKK, from the coding sequence ATGAATAAAATCTACTCAGGAGCCCTGTTCTTATGCTCTGTTCTGGGCGTTTCCGCCCAGGAAGTGATCTGGCAGAAAGACATCAAATCCTCCACACAGGATTTTCTTTCGCAAGTTACCACAACTATCGACCAGCAGTATTTAATAACAGGAAGCTCTATTAGGGCCGGAAGCGGGATGATAGAATCTGGAAGTAAGAGCCAGATGCGAAATGTCAGCAACCAGCAACCAAACAACGGCTACGATTTCCATTTGGTTAAACTCAACCAGCAGGGCGAAGAAGTTTGGGAAAAATATTTCTCGGGACAAAACCACGATTTTTTAGCCGCCACGGTGAATACACAGGAAGGAGGATTCGTTTTGGCGGGAACGAGCTTTTCAGGGAAAGGTCTGGATAAAAAGGAAAACTCCAAAGGTGGCTCTGATTTTTGGCTGATCCGCATCAACGAATTCGGCGATGAATTGTGGCAGAAAACTATTGGCGGAGCTTCCGATGAAGAAGCCAGAGCGGTGATCCAGACGACAGATATGGGATTTTTTGTAGCGGGCAACGTTACGGCCCTTCGACAGGCTCAGGATTCAAAAGGTTACGGATCCAAAGATGTTTTGGTTGTTAAATTAGATAAAAACGGAAAGGAATTATCCCAATTAATTTTAGGAGGAAAGGGACTGGATGAAGTGGAAAAGATGATTCCCACTAAAGACGGCGGCACTTTAATCGGAGTGTATTCCAGAAGCAATGCCGGAGGATCTAAGAAAACAGAAAATTTCGGGGAGGGTGATTATTGGATTATTAAACTGAATAAGGAAGGCAAAGTAGAATGGGAAAAGAACTTCGGTGGAAAAGGCGATGATCATTTGAGAACACTGGCTCTGACTTCCACAGGTTATTTAATTGGTGGAGAATCGAGATCGGAAAGATCGGGAAATAAAACCGTAGGCATTGAAGAAGGAACCGATTTGTGGCTGATTTCACTCAACGAGAGAGGAGAAGAACTATGGCAGAAATCCTACAATTTTAAAAACCGGGATGTGCTGATGGGAATGAGTGTTTTACATGGCTCTGACGATAGATCTTCAAAAGGAATTCTATTGGGAGGTTACACCCAGGCAGAAGGGAAAATTGAGAGTGATGATGAGACCTTCTGGATGCTGTATTTGGATCAGAACGGTAATGAACAGTGGAGAAAGCACGTGATGGGACAATCGAGAAAAAGAGAAGAAAGGCTTTCGGATATTAAACTGAACAGGGATGGCTCCATTGTTTTGGCCGGAACCAGCGCTGAGGAATTAGGGAAAGAAAACTGGAAGATCGTGAAGCTGGGTGACAGTCAAGTTGATGCGCTTATTGAAAAGCAGGATATCAAGATTTACCCGAATCCGGTGAGTGATTTTGTTTATGTAGAAATAGGGTTCGAGAGTTTGAGAGTCCGAGGGTCTGGAAATACAGAAAAATCTTTTGAAGCAGAAATTATCGTGTATGATATGGGCGGAAGGCAGCTTCAGAGCCTGAAAACTAAGAATAAAGTCACGAAGATCAATACGCAGAATCTGGTTCAGGGAGCGTATCTGGTAAGTGTGAAAACCAATGATAACAAAACAGCGAGTGCTAAATTGATTAAGAAATAA
- a CDS encoding DUF5977 domain-containing protein, producing the protein MMRKIQAAICLMIILSLNIRIFGQEMYQDPKNQFPFSPETSSIKRFQEIPVSNYTGVPDISIPLYTVKSKNLEIPITLNYHSGGILVSDIPSSVGLGWSLQTVSPITRKINGYIDEKGIMLHDNNITDFINQNLANKQLRLNSLTNPTNSSVGDLSPDEFNISIPDFSGNFLFNSETDKMVTFPLSNLKINYNIVSTPENRGIGRINIVDTKGMQYTFGDDGTETSGFDQSNYFNGPTAWKIKKIRSIENNEVNFKYIKNDIARWESINRSTHTAYKKQYYEGCNETGAYVDYFSAWEASYPSSPADQGQISAPQFIGTESLLEEIQFSEGLVQFIYSQRLDFTNQKKLDKILIKDLSGNIISERRFNYDYFTTTGVNNSNFPGSEDRSKKLKLLSIDECDQNNKCITTKFQYYENTVMPERQSYAFDYWGYFNNKGINGFVKAPIQDLNYSTGTPYYRLSSDKYHQQYIADRNVDINYAKAYSLRLIKYPEGGVNEFIYESNMASSFIKEPDINHYYFDAGAYPDMIKKNESFIVSGYVEGSNIYTGYPTHSYSDNNSKTYIKEIDISKYEKKFEMKFNYYSTFKASTFSNNLLPDALHATLSIYYYNDNNAKIYWLQGSEMSSEGYTSYFHKFNNQNVPNKKIYIEIKHTYWGGLGSGNISSSSIPYSSNFNIEWDERKPNTENTNFYGGGLRIKEIRSYDNNGAYKSSLKYNYLKEDGKTSSGVMFNVPIYVSNTRIGYNEPTNCQYGMGTAATAIAHDGTEISVNPVISGMNTKGKSVGYSRVEVRKVDFNNNTNGKDIFEYYIEPPYITGDNLLSNNETTTAKYEFLENRDWRNGNLSKHSVFDENGSIIKKTEKEYYLNGPPNISSTIILQNQVKTLLYRLIPPVDYVFGDFFRYPIQLPSIGSGRASGFYSDLIGIENVSGRQLPIYTFHADAFLLKEDKTTEYFNGKEVITKTRYEYNDVVFPLLNTDKITTFPDNSVINTKYQYATANQFLVDQNFISNPIESTVSKTVGGINKVLSRTEVIYPLNSSQALQTNGLILPLSVKSYDLANNSANAEVLFDKYDGKGNLLQYRTKENIPVSIIWGYNQTRPIIKIEGVQYNDVENNSLILAARDFSNNGNNTQLLQAFNNIRSNSSLMNYQITTYTYNPLVGVTSITPPSGHKEFYEYDSFNRLKAVKDINSKILKEYTYNYTPSTPISINTYYNVGMSQSFTKNDCPPNFIGGSFVFSVPADKYSSNISQTDANQKALAEINNNGQNMANIYASCVPAADVSCPFTPTNNYNISHYNSNFVYKPAINSVNAQYVFALPYFTTSLDWSQGVYVGSIASNYAPTANRTVVINNGSNVWNMIIDTSGQLTLKLISGSINYSSTPISFNFQYQK; encoded by the coding sequence ATGATGAGAAAAATACAAGCGGCAATATGTTTAATGATAATTCTATCACTAAATATTCGGATTTTTGGTCAAGAAATGTATCAAGACCCTAAAAATCAATTTCCTTTTTCACCTGAAACAAGCAGTATTAAGCGATTTCAAGAAATTCCAGTTAGCAACTATACCGGTGTTCCGGATATTTCAATACCATTATATACTGTAAAGTCCAAAAATTTAGAAATTCCTATAACATTAAATTATCATTCAGGTGGTATATTGGTTTCAGATATTCCAAGTTCAGTAGGCCTGGGCTGGAGTTTACAAACTGTTTCCCCAATAACTAGAAAAATAAACGGTTATATAGACGAAAAAGGTATAATGTTACATGACAATAATATTACAGACTTCATCAATCAAAATCTCGCCAACAAACAACTCCGTCTAAATTCACTAACAAATCCTACTAACTCTTCAGTTGGAGATTTATCACCAGACGAATTTAATATTTCAATTCCTGATTTTTCAGGTAATTTTTTATTTAACAGTGAAACGGATAAAATGGTCACATTTCCATTGTCAAATCTTAAGATTAATTATAATATAGTAAGTACTCCCGAAAACAGAGGAATAGGTAGAATTAATATTGTAGATACAAAGGGAATGCAATATACATTTGGTGATGATGGTACTGAAACCTCCGGATTTGATCAAAGTAATTATTTTAATGGTCCTACAGCTTGGAAAATAAAAAAAATAAGAAGTATAGAAAATAATGAAGTAAATTTCAAATACATAAAGAATGACATTGCCCGTTGGGAATCTATTAACAGATCAACACATACAGCATATAAGAAACAATATTATGAAGGTTGTAATGAAACTGGAGCATATGTAGATTATTTTTCAGCTTGGGAAGCTTCTTATCCTTCTTCACCTGCAGACCAAGGGCAAATTTCAGCCCCTCAATTCATAGGGACAGAATCTTTACTTGAAGAAATACAATTTTCAGAAGGCTTAGTTCAGTTTATATATTCTCAAAGATTAGATTTTACTAATCAAAAAAAATTAGATAAAATATTAATTAAAGATTTATCTGGGAATATTATTTCTGAAAGAAGATTTAATTATGACTATTTTACGACGACAGGCGTAAACAATTCTAATTTTCCGGGATCTGAAGATCGCTCAAAAAAACTTAAATTACTTTCAATAGATGAATGTGATCAAAACAATAAATGCATTACAACAAAGTTTCAGTATTATGAAAACACTGTAATGCCTGAACGTCAATCGTATGCTTTCGATTATTGGGGCTACTTCAATAATAAAGGCATTAACGGTTTTGTCAAAGCTCCTATTCAAGATTTAAATTACAGTACAGGAACTCCATACTACAGGTTATCGAGTGATAAATATCACCAGCAGTACATAGCTGACAGAAATGTAGATATAAATTACGCTAAAGCTTATTCGTTAAGATTAATAAAGTATCCTGAAGGAGGAGTAAATGAATTTATTTATGAATCTAATATGGCAAGCAGCTTTATCAAGGAACCAGATATTAATCATTATTATTTTGATGCGGGTGCTTATCCAGATATGATCAAAAAGAATGAGTCATTTATCGTCTCTGGTTATGTTGAAGGAAGCAACATATATACCGGTTATCCTACTCATAGTTATTCAGATAATAATAGCAAAACTTACATCAAAGAAATTGATATCTCGAAATATGAAAAAAAATTTGAGATGAAGTTTAATTACTATTCAACATTTAAAGCATCAACTTTTTCCAATAACCTTTTACCTGACGCTTTGCATGCGACATTAAGTATCTATTATTATAATGACAATAATGCAAAAATATATTGGCTTCAAGGTTCTGAAATGTCTTCAGAGGGTTACACATCATACTTTCATAAGTTTAATAATCAAAATGTACCAAATAAAAAAATATATATTGAAATTAAACACACTTATTGGGGAGGCTTAGGCTCCGGTAATATATCTTCGTCTTCCATTCCATATTCATCAAATTTCAATATAGAATGGGATGAGAGAAAACCAAATACAGAAAATACTAATTTTTATGGAGGAGGACTAAGAATTAAAGAAATAAGATCTTATGATAATAATGGTGCTTATAAAAGTTCTTTGAAATATAATTACTTAAAAGAAGATGGTAAAACATCCAGTGGTGTTATGTTTAATGTTCCGATCTATGTTTCAAATACAAGAATCGGTTATAACGAACCAACTAATTGTCAGTATGGTATGGGAACCGCAGCAACAGCAATAGCGCATGATGGAACCGAAATATCTGTAAACCCTGTAATTTCCGGGATGAATACTAAAGGGAAGTCGGTTGGGTATTCTAGAGTCGAAGTAAGGAAAGTCGATTTTAATAATAATACCAATGGAAAAGATATCTTTGAGTATTACATTGAACCTCCATATATAACTGGAGATAATTTACTTTCGAATAATGAAACAACAACAGCAAAATACGAATTTTTAGAAAATCGGGATTGGAGAAATGGTAATTTATCTAAACACTCTGTCTTTGATGAAAATGGCTCAATTATCAAAAAAACAGAAAAGGAATATTATCTTAACGGACCTCCAAATATTTCTTCAACTATAATATTACAAAACCAAGTAAAAACTCTGTTATATCGTTTAATTCCACCAGTAGATTATGTTTTTGGAGACTTTTTCCGTTATCCTATTCAACTTCCAAGTATAGGCAGTGGTAGAGCTTCAGGTTTTTATTCAGATCTGATTGGAATAGAAAATGTAAGTGGTCGCCAGCTCCCTATATATACATTTCATGCAGATGCATTTTTATTAAAAGAGGATAAGACTACAGAATATTTTAATGGAAAAGAAGTCATTACTAAAACCAGATATGAATATAATGATGTAGTATTTCCTTTGTTAAATACGGATAAAATTACAACTTTTCCAGATAATTCAGTTATAAACACAAAATACCAGTATGCTACAGCAAATCAATTCTTGGTTGATCAAAATTTCATCAGTAATCCTATAGAATCTACAGTTAGCAAAACAGTTGGTGGAATAAATAAAGTATTGTCTAGAACTGAAGTAATATATCCGTTAAATTCATCGCAAGCTTTACAAACAAATGGTTTAATTCTTCCCCTATCAGTTAAATCATATGATCTTGCAAATAATTCTGCAAATGCAGAAGTTTTATTTGACAAATATGACGGTAAAGGAAATCTATTACAGTATAGAACAAAAGAAAATATTCCGGTAAGTATTATTTGGGGATATAATCAGACAAGACCAATCATAAAAATAGAGGGTGTACAATATAATGATGTTGAAAATAATTCTTTAATCCTTGCAGCAAGAGATTTTTCTAATAATGGCAACAATACTCAATTATTACAGGCCTTCAACAATATAAGGAGTAACTCTAGTTTGATGAATTATCAAATAACGACATACACTTATAATCCTTTAGTAGGTGTAACATCAATAACTCCTCCGTCTGGTCATAAAGAATTTTATGAGTATGATTCTTTTAATAGGCTTAAAGCAGTTAAAGATATAAATTCAAAAATACTGAAAGAGTATACTTATAACTATACTCCTTCTACACCCATTTCAATTAATACTTATTACAACGTAGGAATGTCACAATCATTTACTAAAAACGATTGTCCACCTAACTTTATCGGAGGCTCTTTTGTGTTTTCGGTTCCAGCTGACAAATATTCATCCAATATTAGCCAAACAGACGCTAATCAAAAGGCATTAGCCGAAATTAATAATAATGGGCAAAATATGGCAAATATTTATGCATCGTGTGTACCTGCAGCTGATGTAAGTTGTCCTTTTACTCCTACGAACAACTATAATATTAGTCATTATAATTCCAATTTCGTATATAAACCAGCTATAAATTCTGTAAATGCTCAATACGTGTTTGCTCTTCCATATTTTACGACAAGTTTAGATTGGAGTCAAGGTGTTTATGTGGGTAGCATAGCATCTAATTATGCACCTACTGCTAATAGAACGGTGGTAATTAATAATGGATCAAATGTATGGAATATGATTATTGATACTTCTGGACAACTAACATTAAAACTTATCTCTGGATCAATTAATTATTCTTCAACGCCAATCAGTTTCAATTTCCAATATCAAAAATAA
- a CDS encoding DUF6443 domain-containing protein gives MKKILIPIGALLLSGLSHAQLSNTENYVYTKTYLDYNGTTATKTSETVQYFDGLGRPKQVVNIKASPTGKDVVTPIVYDGFGRQVRDYLPVPQQSTQNGGIYTQSSSIVDFPVGDPTGVYPNEKAFVHKNLENSPLDRMLSQIQPGAAWQGKPVQFGYDANTTADAVKKYTTVTTWENGATKSVISQSTNYPAAQLYKNTVTDEDGNQTIEFKNGEGQVLLVRKMNGTQSVDTYYVYNEFNQLAYVIPPLASNTITLSLSDLDNLCYQYKYDGRNRLVEKKLPGKGWEFMVYDKADRLVFTQDAMMRPTSKWLFTKYDQFGRVILTGIVQGSADRTPMQDVIGNLVITETRNSGGFIKNDQSIQYTNTYFPYLETVLSVNYYDTYPSYSFNPAFPTSILGEPTLTETPTAEGLSTKSLPVMSLVKNIEDDNWTKNYTYYDKKGRAIGSYSINHLGGRTQTESKLDFAGVVKQSITRHKRLNTDTDKVITENFTYDSQNRLLTHTHQVDNNPMEYLAQNTYNELSQLQTKKVGGTSLGSGLQTVDYQYNIRGWMTKINDPKNLNGKLFGYEIKYNQVEGQQTPDPFDSSLKVLPKYNGNIAEVDWRTNTTSSDYLRRYGYVYDKLNRLSAGFYQREDSPAAQEYFEKMSYDLNGNITNLKRTASLDGNTTAGLIDNLSYVYFNNNNSNRLKTVTDSSTDYRGYPDISGIEIGYDDNGNMTSHQDKGILQINYNLLNLPNYIKFDKLYYTRGVWQNVNIMNYYRADGIKQRKEYRYSENSAYRKKTTDYLDGFQYEEIQNVSPYTLKFAPTTEGYFNFENNKYIYNYVDHLGNVRLSYFQNGSGIEVLEENNYYPFGLKHEGYNALAGNPSYQYKYNGKELQETGMYDYGARFYMPDIGRWGVVDPRVEKTMDVYGYVWNNPIKFIDPDGMEGTSTHTDKFGNVVAVYDDGDLGIYRHEGNSKETKQELNKKYSKNNTSGGGERMGRTLVWNSFTKFDGDRGPVGKINFGSFQARDWLNNFGNEMSEKVETKGNFFSRMDYAWNGGGGDKYDYKTKNGGGLYAGSQIADGVYVSARDVGNFAAGRAAAITGQDKMDFMLNAGGFNLSGNSKMELIFNNSHWKSEAQKKGFPAYGEHFNSNLFQRLGYENVRTAEGIIKKSKIIWGDRK, from the coding sequence ATGAAAAAAATATTAATTCCAATAGGCGCTTTGCTGCTATCCGGTTTGTCGCACGCCCAGCTGAGCAATACGGAAAACTACGTTTATACAAAAACCTATTTAGATTATAACGGAACCACGGCTACCAAAACATCAGAAACCGTTCAGTATTTCGACGGCTTGGGAAGACCCAAGCAGGTAGTGAACATCAAAGCCTCCCCCACAGGCAAAGATGTGGTGACCCCTATTGTCTATGATGGTTTTGGCAGGCAGGTAAGAGATTACCTTCCTGTTCCTCAACAAAGTACACAAAACGGAGGTATTTATACACAGTCTTCATCTATAGTGGATTTTCCTGTTGGTGATCCAACAGGGGTATATCCCAATGAAAAAGCATTTGTTCACAAAAACCTGGAAAATTCGCCATTGGACAGGATGCTTTCGCAGATACAGCCGGGTGCCGCATGGCAGGGAAAACCCGTACAGTTCGGGTACGATGCCAATACCACAGCAGATGCCGTTAAAAAATACACCACGGTAACCACCTGGGAAAACGGGGCTACAAAAAGCGTAATCAGTCAGAGTACCAATTATCCGGCTGCGCAGCTTTATAAAAACACGGTAACGGATGAAGATGGCAACCAGACCATCGAATTCAAAAACGGGGAAGGACAGGTATTGCTGGTAAGAAAAATGAATGGGACACAAAGCGTGGATACTTATTATGTGTACAACGAATTTAATCAATTAGCGTACGTCATTCCTCCTTTAGCCTCAAACACTATCACGCTATCGCTCTCCGACTTAGACAACCTCTGCTACCAGTACAAATACGACGGCAGGAACCGCCTGGTTGAAAAGAAACTTCCGGGCAAAGGCTGGGAATTCATGGTGTATGATAAAGCAGACCGCCTTGTCTTTACCCAGGATGCCATGATGCGTCCTACTTCTAAATGGCTATTTACAAAATATGATCAGTTTGGAAGGGTAATTCTTACAGGTATTGTCCAAGGAAGCGCAGATAGAACCCCTATGCAGGATGTGATTGGTAATCTCGTCATTACAGAAACCCGGAATTCGGGTGGATTTATTAAAAATGACCAGTCTATTCAGTATACCAATACTTATTTTCCCTATCTGGAAACGGTTTTATCCGTCAACTATTACGATACGTATCCTTCCTACAGCTTCAATCCAGCTTTCCCGACCAGCATTTTGGGAGAACCCACCCTTACCGAAACACCTACTGCCGAAGGTTTGAGCACCAAAAGCCTTCCGGTAATGAGTCTGGTGAAAAATATTGAGGATGATAACTGGACGAAAAACTACACCTACTATGACAAAAAAGGAAGAGCCATCGGAAGCTATTCCATCAACCATTTGGGCGGCCGTACCCAGACAGAATCCAAACTGGATTTTGCAGGCGTGGTTAAGCAGAGCATTACCCGCCACAAGAGGCTGAATACCGACACCGATAAGGTCATCACCGAAAACTTTACCTATGATTCCCAGAACAGGCTTCTGACCCATACCCACCAGGTTGATAATAATCCTATGGAATATTTGGCGCAGAATACGTATAATGAACTTTCCCAACTTCAAACCAAAAAAGTTGGTGGAACTTCCTTAGGAAGTGGGCTTCAGACGGTAGATTATCAATACAATATCCGGGGGTGGATGACAAAGATCAACGATCCTAAAAATCTTAACGGAAAACTGTTCGGATATGAAATTAAATATAATCAGGTTGAGGGACAACAAACTCCCGATCCGTTTGACAGCAGTTTAAAAGTATTGCCGAAATACAATGGGAATATTGCCGAAGTAGACTGGCGTACCAACACCACTTCCTCGGATTACCTGAGAAGATACGGCTATGTGTATGATAAGCTCAACAGATTGTCTGCCGGTTTTTATCAAAGAGAAGACAGCCCTGCTGCTCAGGAATATTTTGAAAAAATGAGCTATGACTTAAACGGCAATATCACCAACCTGAAAAGAACAGCATCCCTGGATGGGAATACTACGGCAGGATTAATTGATAATCTTAGTTATGTTTATTTCAACAATAACAACAGCAACAGGCTAAAAACCGTTACCGATTCTTCCACCGATTACAGAGGATATCCCGATATTTCAGGAATTGAAATTGGGTATGATGATAATGGAAATATGACAAGCCATCAGGACAAGGGAATTCTTCAGATAAACTATAACCTTTTAAATCTTCCAAACTATATTAAGTTCGATAAGCTTTACTATACCAGAGGGGTTTGGCAAAATGTAAATATCATGAATTATTACAGGGCAGATGGAATAAAACAGAGAAAAGAATACCGCTACAGTGAAAACTCTGCTTATAGAAAGAAGACAACAGATTATTTGGATGGTTTTCAGTATGAGGAGATCCAAAATGTGAGTCCATATACACTGAAATTTGCTCCGACTACAGAAGGCTATTTTAATTTTGAAAATAATAAGTATATTTACAACTATGTAGACCATCTGGGAAATGTACGTTTAAGCTACTTCCAAAATGGCAGCGGAATAGAAGTTCTTGAAGAAAACAATTATTATCCTTTTGGGTTGAAGCATGAAGGATACAATGCATTGGCAGGAAATCCTTCCTATCAGTACAAGTACAACGGGAAGGAGCTACAAGAGACGGGAATGTATGATTACGGCGCAAGATTTTATATGCCGGATATCGGGAGATGGGGTGTGGTGGATCCTCGGGTTGAAAAAACAATGGATGTATATGGTTATGTTTGGAACAATCCTATTAAGTTTATTGATCCTGATGGGATGGAAGGAACAAGTACTCATACGGATAAGTTTGGAAATGTAGTAGCAGTCTATGATGATGGAGATTTAGGGATTTATCGCCATGAAGGCAACTCTAAAGAGACTAAACAGGAACTTAATAAAAAGTATTCAAAAAATAACACTTCTGGAGGTGGAGAGAGAATGGGAAGAACACTTGTTTGGAATTCATTTACTAAGTTTGATGGAGATCGTGGACCAGTAGGCAAAATAAATTTTGGATCTTTCCAAGCTAGAGACTGGCTTAATAATTTCGGTAATGAAATGTCTGAAAAAGTGGAAACAAAAGGCAATTTCTTCTCCAGGATGGATTATGCTTGGAATGGCGGCGGAGGTGACAAATATGATTATAAAACGAAAAATGGTGGCGGTTTGTATGCGGGTTCACAAATAGCAGATGGTGTATACGTATCAGCCAGAGATGTCGGAAATTTTGCCGCAGGTAGAGCCGCTGCAATAACAGGACAAGATAAAATGGATTTCATGCTGAATGCAGGAGGATTTAACCTATCGGGGAATAGTAAAATGGAGCTTATTTTTAATAATTCACATTGGAAAAGTGAAGCCCAAAAAAAAGGTTTTCCAGCGTATGGAGAACATTTTAACTCAAATCTATTTCAGCGTTTAGGTTATGAAAATGTAAGGACAGCTGAAGGAATAATCAAAAAAAGTAAAATAATATGGGGAGATCGAAAATAA
- a CDS encoding RsmE family RNA methyltransferase produces MKLFYGEIEGSQVTINDEEQQHMVKVLRMKEGEGIYITDGKGNLASGKLIIEGKKATILVDEIKTDLPDFHPKLHIAIAPTKNIDRIEFFTEKAVEMGISEITLLQTEKTERKNLNIDKLRKQAIAASKQSLRFHFPIINDSIKLQDFLKNIRPENTFVAHCHENLHRIALSEIPKLEQMTFLIGPEGDFSEKEIKLLAEHQVKAVSLGNQRLRTETAGIFVAAWNYNGLQDFV; encoded by the coding sequence ATGAAACTATTCTACGGGGAAATTGAAGGAAGTCAAGTAACGATCAACGATGAAGAACAGCAGCACATGGTAAAGGTTCTTCGGATGAAGGAAGGTGAAGGGATCTATATAACCGACGGAAAAGGAAATCTTGCTTCCGGAAAATTGATAATTGAAGGGAAGAAAGCAACGATCTTGGTTGATGAAATTAAAACCGATCTGCCTGATTTTCATCCAAAATTACATATTGCGATTGCTCCCACGAAAAACATCGACCGCATCGAGTTTTTTACAGAGAAAGCGGTTGAGATGGGAATTTCTGAGATTACTCTTCTGCAAACCGAAAAAACGGAACGTAAAAACCTGAATATCGACAAACTCAGAAAACAGGCAATTGCCGCATCCAAGCAAAGCCTTAGATTTCATTTTCCTATTATTAATGACAGCATTAAACTTCAGGATTTTTTAAAAAACATTCGTCCCGAAAATACCTTTGTGGCCCATTGCCATGAAAACCTTCACCGGATTGCGTTAAGCGAGATCCCGAAACTAGAGCAGATGACATTTCTCATCGGTCCGGAAGGCGACTTTTCTGAAAAAGAAATCAAATTGTTGGCGGAGCATCAGGTAAAGGCTGTTTCTCTAGGTAATCAGCGGTTAAGGACGGAAACGGCGGGAATTTTTGTGGCAGCATGGAATTATAATGGTTTGCAGGATTTTGTTTGA
- the tsaD gene encoding tRNA (adenosine(37)-N6)-threonylcarbamoyltransferase complex transferase subunit TsaD, protein MSDSIILGIESSCDDTSAAIIKGNSILSNIAANQAIHKEYGGVVPELASRAHQQNIIPVVEKSLTKANIQQNAISAIGFTRGPGLLGSLLVGTSFAKSLAMSLDVPLIEVNHLQAHILAHFIEDANPMPPTFPFLCLTVSGGHTMIVLVKDYFDMEIIGKTTDDAAGEAFDKIGKIFDLDYPAGPIIDKLAKNGNPDAFKFNKPKLENYDYSFSGIKTSVLYFIQKEVKKDPDFIKNNLNDLCASVQKSIIEILMNKLEKAAKDLNINEVAIAGGVSANSALRRAMQDNQEKLGWNIYIPKFEYTTDNAAMIAMVAQLKFERGEFTDLRTSATAKYDL, encoded by the coding sequence ATGAGCGACTCTATAATTTTAGGTATTGAATCGTCTTGCGACGATACATCAGCAGCTATCATCAAGGGAAATTCTATTCTGTCGAACATTGCTGCAAATCAGGCAATCCATAAAGAATATGGTGGTGTTGTTCCTGAGCTTGCCTCGCGTGCTCACCAGCAAAATATCATTCCGGTTGTTGAAAAATCTCTAACTAAAGCAAATATACAACAAAATGCAATTTCCGCGATAGGATTTACCCGAGGTCCCGGCCTTTTAGGATCTCTTCTTGTGGGAACTTCCTTTGCTAAGTCTTTGGCAATGAGCTTAGACGTTCCGCTGATTGAAGTAAACCACCTTCAGGCACATATTTTAGCGCATTTCATTGAGGATGCAAATCCTATGCCGCCTACATTCCCGTTTTTATGTCTTACCGTAAGTGGCGGACATACCATGATCGTCCTGGTTAAGGACTATTTTGATATGGAAATTATCGGGAAGACAACTGATGATGCCGCAGGTGAAGCTTTCGATAAAATCGGAAAAATTTTCGACCTCGATTATCCGGCAGGACCAATCATTGATAAGCTTGCCAAGAATGGTAATCCTGATGCATTTAAGTTTAATAAGCCTAAACTGGAAAACTACGATTATTCTTTCAGCGGAATAAAAACCTCCGTGCTGTATTTTATCCAGAAAGAAGTAAAAAAAGATCCTGATTTTATTAAAAATAACCTGAATGACCTATGTGCTTCGGTTCAGAAATCCATTATAGAAATCCTGATGAACAAGCTGGAAAAAGCGGCTAAAGATCTAAACATTAATGAGGTAGCTATTGCGGGCGGAGTTTCTGCAAATTCTGCATTGAGAAGAGCCATGCAGGACAATCAGGAAAAACTGGGATGGAATATTTACATTCCGAAATTTGAGTATACCACCGACAACGCTGCCATGATTGCAATGGTGGCGCAGCTAAAATTTGAAAGGGGAGAATTTACCGATTTAAGAACCAGTGCAACCGCGAAATACGATTTATGA